Proteins from a single region of Punica granatum isolate Tunisia-2019 chromosome 8, ASM765513v2, whole genome shotgun sequence:
- the LOC116188312 gene encoding transcription factor MYB35-like, producing MRPPCCDKMHVKRGPWSEEEDAKILAHVSKHGTGNWTSVPKKAGLWRCGKSCRLRWTNYLRPELKHESFSVEEEDLIIKLHAAIGSRWAIIAQQLPGRADNDVKNYWNTKLKKKLTEKGIDPITHRPFSQILRDYDSIGGVPTQNRIGCINKDLKNAFYTGQGGGFAGLNSYHQMSHTAVKPETPENCYSLDLLAQLQAIKLVTEGSSCSTAHESLSLSPNFINAGCFLPSSSSTSSSSSSSSSSSSSTCSTAVAAQEKPLTHNFSWSEFLLEDTNLAPTEQEKTTANGGGQKQAGDGELYCPGNDGFSGTCLQASPSSGSSFVEDMLKRDGDMFMEFPELWEEPHY from the exons ATGAGGCCTCCCTGCTGTGACAAGATGCACGTAAAAAGGGGCCCATGGAGTGAGGAAGAAGATGCAAAGATTCTTGCCCATGTATCGAAGCACGGGACTGGCAATTGGACTTCTGTCCCTAAGAAAGCAG GGCTTTGGAGATGTGGAAAGAGCTGCAGGCTTCGATGGACTAATTACCTAAGGCCAGAACTGAAACATGAGAGCTTCTCCGTTGAAGAGGAGGATCTCATCATTAAGCTCCATGCCGCCATTGGTAGCAG GTGGGCCATAATAGCCCAGCAACTCCCAGGGAGAGCAGACAATGACGTGAAGAACTACTGGAACACGAAGCTGAAGAAGAAGCTCACGGAAAAGGGAATCGATCCGATCACGCACAGGCCATTCTCCCAGATCCTGAGAGACTATGACAGTATAGGTGGGGTCCCGACCCAAAACCGAATCGGGTGCATCAACAAGGACCTTAAGAACGCCTTCTATACGGGACAAGGAGGGGGATTTGCTGGCCTAAACTCCTACCATCAGATGTCCCATACGGCGGTGAAACCTGAAACCCCAGAGAACTGCTACTCCCTGGACCTTCTTGCTCAACTCCAAGCCATAAAACTCGTGACGGAGGGCTCAAGCTGTTCCACTGCCCACGAGAGCTTATCGTTGTCACCCAATTTCATCAATGCAGGGTGTTTTCTGCCATCATCCTCATCAAcatcctcatcctcttcttcctcgtcTTCCTCATCTTCCTCAACCTGCTCCACAGCAGTGGCGGCTCAAGAGAAGCCGCTGACTCATAATTTCAGCTGGAGCGAGTTTCTTCTTGAGGACACGAACTTGGCCCCGACTGAACAAGAAAAAACCACTGCGAATGGAGGAGGGCAAAAACAGGCAGGAGACGGAGAGCTCTATTGTCCCGGTAACGATGGCTTCAGTGGCACCTGTCTCCAAGCTTCACCATCCTCCGGTAGCTCGTTTGTGGAAGACATGCTGAAGAGAGATGGAGACATGTTCATGGAGTTTCCTGAACTGTGGGAAGAACCACACTACTAG